In Cotesia glomerata isolate CgM1 linkage group LG1, MPM_Cglom_v2.3, whole genome shotgun sequence, one genomic interval encodes:
- the LOC123264611 gene encoding cyclin-dependent kinase-like 4 isoform X3 codes for MLFTQQFALPCLGRLNKKSRAPSKTMERYERLGRLGEGSYGVVFQCRDRQTGRLVAVKKFQQTEDDPLIRKIALREIRLLKNLKHPNLVNLLEVFRRKRKLHLVFEYCEHTLLNEMEKYPRGCPEQMTRQLTWQILQGVAYCHRLGCVHRDVKPENILITGDGVVKLCDFGFARMLSPGENYTEYVATRWYRAPELLVGDTQYGTPVDVWAIGCVFAELIRGEALWPGKSDVDQLYLIRRTLGDLLPRHMIIFQQNEFFAGVTLPTPQSVMPLEAVLPMTASTPVQIDFLKKCLEKDPDHRWTCDQLLQHVYFENFHYMLPNGEIEEYEKNRKYRDRSRNSNYNQMVLPQLTSKGGGLHQESLPKSSSVQQHQDFDHLPTIRGCN; via the exons ATGCTATTTACGCAGCAGTTCGCTCTTCCCTGCCTAGGAAGGCTTAACAAAAA GTCTCGGGCACCGAGTAAAACAATGGAGAGATATGAGAGGCTGGGAAGACTTGGTGAAGGTAGCTATGGAGTGGTGTTCCAGTGCAGAGACAGGCAAACAGGAAGACTGGTAGCTGTTAAGAAGTTTCAACAGACTGAAGACGACCCCCTTATAAGAAAAATCGCTCTCAGAGAAATACGGCTGCTTaag AACCTCAAGCATCCAAACTTAGTGAATTTATTAGAAGTCTtcagaagaaaaagaaaacttcACTTAGTATTTGAGTACTGCGAGCACACGCTGCTCAATGAGATGGAAAAGTATCCGCGAGGATGCCCAGAGCAGATGACAAGACAACTCACCTGGCAAATTCTTCAGGGTGTTGCTTACTGTCATAGACTCGGCTGTGTTCACAGAGACGTAAAGCCGGAAAATATTCTCATCACAGGCGACGGCGTTGTTAAACTCTGCGACTTCGGGTTCGCAAGAATGCTAAGTCCTGGAGAAAATTACACCGAGTACGTTGCGACCAGGTGGTATCGAGCGCCAGAGCTTTtg GTCGGCGATACTCAGTATGGAACTCCCGTTGATGTTTGGGCAATTGGGTGCGTGTTTGCCGAGTTAATTCGAGGAGAAGCACTTTGGCCAGGTAAATCCGATGTTGATCAACTGTATTTAATCAGAAGAACTCTAGGAGATCTTTTACCTCGCCAcatgataatttttcaacaaaatgaATTCTTCGCTGGTGTTACTCTGCCCACGCCTCAGTCAGTAATGCCTCTAGAAGCTGTTCTCCCCATGACTGCTAGTACACCTGTACaa attgattttctgaaaaaatgcCTAGAAAAAGACCCAGATCACAGGTGGACTTGTGATCAATTATTACAACATGTATACTTTGAAAACTTCCACTATATGTTGCCTAATGGCgaaattgaagaatatgaaaaGAATCGGAAGTATCGAGATCGATCACGA AATTCCAATTACAATCAAATGGTGCTGCCGCAACTAACTTCCAAAGGTGGAGGACTTCATCAGGAAAGCCTTCCAAAAAGTTCGTCTGTCCAGCAACATCAAGACTTTGATCATTTACCTACAATTCGTGGATGTAATTAG
- the LOC123264611 gene encoding cyclin-dependent kinase-like 4 isoform X4, with amino-acid sequence MAGCLPACFRSRAPSKTMERYERLGRLGEGSYGVVFQCRDRQTGRLVAVKKFQQTEDDPLIRKIALREIRLLKNLKHPNLVNLLEVFRRKRKLHLVFEYCEHTLLNEMEKYPRGCPEQMTRQLTWQILQGVAYCHRLGCVHRDVKPENILITGDGVVKLCDFGFARMLSPGENYTEYVATRWYRAPELLVGDTQYGTPVDVWAIGCVFAELIRGEALWPGKSDVDQLYLIRRTLGDLLPRHMIIFQQNEFFAGVTLPTPQSVMPLEAVLPMTASTPVQIDFLKKCLEKDPDHRWTCDQLLQHVYFENFHYMLPNGEIEEYEKNRKYRDRSRNSNYNQMVLPQLTSKGGGLHQESLPKSSSVQQHQDFDHLPTIRGCN; translated from the exons ATGGCAGGATGCCTTCCTGCTTGCTTCAG GTCTCGGGCACCGAGTAAAACAATGGAGAGATATGAGAGGCTGGGAAGACTTGGTGAAGGTAGCTATGGAGTGGTGTTCCAGTGCAGAGACAGGCAAACAGGAAGACTGGTAGCTGTTAAGAAGTTTCAACAGACTGAAGACGACCCCCTTATAAGAAAAATCGCTCTCAGAGAAATACGGCTGCTTaag AACCTCAAGCATCCAAACTTAGTGAATTTATTAGAAGTCTtcagaagaaaaagaaaacttcACTTAGTATTTGAGTACTGCGAGCACACGCTGCTCAATGAGATGGAAAAGTATCCGCGAGGATGCCCAGAGCAGATGACAAGACAACTCACCTGGCAAATTCTTCAGGGTGTTGCTTACTGTCATAGACTCGGCTGTGTTCACAGAGACGTAAAGCCGGAAAATATTCTCATCACAGGCGACGGCGTTGTTAAACTCTGCGACTTCGGGTTCGCAAGAATGCTAAGTCCTGGAGAAAATTACACCGAGTACGTTGCGACCAGGTGGTATCGAGCGCCAGAGCTTTtg GTCGGCGATACTCAGTATGGAACTCCCGTTGATGTTTGGGCAATTGGGTGCGTGTTTGCCGAGTTAATTCGAGGAGAAGCACTTTGGCCAGGTAAATCCGATGTTGATCAACTGTATTTAATCAGAAGAACTCTAGGAGATCTTTTACCTCGCCAcatgataatttttcaacaaaatgaATTCTTCGCTGGTGTTACTCTGCCCACGCCTCAGTCAGTAATGCCTCTAGAAGCTGTTCTCCCCATGACTGCTAGTACACCTGTACaa attgattttctgaaaaaatgcCTAGAAAAAGACCCAGATCACAGGTGGACTTGTGATCAATTATTACAACATGTATACTTTGAAAACTTCCACTATATGTTGCCTAATGGCgaaattgaagaatatgaaaaGAATCGGAAGTATCGAGATCGATCACGA AATTCCAATTACAATCAAATGGTGCTGCCGCAACTAACTTCCAAAGGTGGAGGACTTCATCAGGAAAGCCTTCCAAAAAGTTCGTCTGTCCAGCAACATCAAGACTTTGATCATTTACCTACAATTCGTGGATGTAATTAG
- the LOC123264611 gene encoding cyclin-dependent kinase-like 4 isoform X5, producing MNFMMELLSRAPSKTMERYERLGRLGEGSYGVVFQCRDRQTGRLVAVKKFQQTEDDPLIRKIALREIRLLKNLKHPNLVNLLEVFRRKRKLHLVFEYCEHTLLNEMEKYPRGCPEQMTRQLTWQILQGVAYCHRLGCVHRDVKPENILITGDGVVKLCDFGFARMLSPGENYTEYVATRWYRAPELLVGDTQYGTPVDVWAIGCVFAELIRGEALWPGKSDVDQLYLIRRTLGDLLPRHMIIFQQNEFFAGVTLPTPQSVMPLEAVLPMTASTPVQIDFLKKCLEKDPDHRWTCDQLLQHVYFENFHYMLPNGEIEEYEKNRKYRDRSRNSNYNQMVLPQLTSKGGGLHQESLPKSSSVQQHQDFDHLPTIRGCN from the exons atgaattttatgatgGAACTTTT GTCTCGGGCACCGAGTAAAACAATGGAGAGATATGAGAGGCTGGGAAGACTTGGTGAAGGTAGCTATGGAGTGGTGTTCCAGTGCAGAGACAGGCAAACAGGAAGACTGGTAGCTGTTAAGAAGTTTCAACAGACTGAAGACGACCCCCTTATAAGAAAAATCGCTCTCAGAGAAATACGGCTGCTTaag AACCTCAAGCATCCAAACTTAGTGAATTTATTAGAAGTCTtcagaagaaaaagaaaacttcACTTAGTATTTGAGTACTGCGAGCACACGCTGCTCAATGAGATGGAAAAGTATCCGCGAGGATGCCCAGAGCAGATGACAAGACAACTCACCTGGCAAATTCTTCAGGGTGTTGCTTACTGTCATAGACTCGGCTGTGTTCACAGAGACGTAAAGCCGGAAAATATTCTCATCACAGGCGACGGCGTTGTTAAACTCTGCGACTTCGGGTTCGCAAGAATGCTAAGTCCTGGAGAAAATTACACCGAGTACGTTGCGACCAGGTGGTATCGAGCGCCAGAGCTTTtg GTCGGCGATACTCAGTATGGAACTCCCGTTGATGTTTGGGCAATTGGGTGCGTGTTTGCCGAGTTAATTCGAGGAGAAGCACTTTGGCCAGGTAAATCCGATGTTGATCAACTGTATTTAATCAGAAGAACTCTAGGAGATCTTTTACCTCGCCAcatgataatttttcaacaaaatgaATTCTTCGCTGGTGTTACTCTGCCCACGCCTCAGTCAGTAATGCCTCTAGAAGCTGTTCTCCCCATGACTGCTAGTACACCTGTACaa attgattttctgaaaaaatgcCTAGAAAAAGACCCAGATCACAGGTGGACTTGTGATCAATTATTACAACATGTATACTTTGAAAACTTCCACTATATGTTGCCTAATGGCgaaattgaagaatatgaaaaGAATCGGAAGTATCGAGATCGATCACGA AATTCCAATTACAATCAAATGGTGCTGCCGCAACTAACTTCCAAAGGTGGAGGACTTCATCAGGAAAGCCTTCCAAAAAGTTCGTCTGTCCAGCAACATCAAGACTTTGATCATTTACCTACAATTCGTGGATGTAATTAG
- the LOC123264611 gene encoding cyclin-dependent kinase-like 4 isoform X1, with the protein MDKWLQDGKLWLFGNTLPLLPRRSRAPSKTMERYERLGRLGEGSYGVVFQCRDRQTGRLVAVKKFQQTEDDPLIRKIALREIRLLKNLKHPNLVNLLEVFRRKRKLHLVFEYCEHTLLNEMEKYPRGCPEQMTRQLTWQILQGVAYCHRLGCVHRDVKPENILITGDGVVKLCDFGFARMLSPGENYTEYVATRWYRAPELLVGDTQYGTPVDVWAIGCVFAELIRGEALWPGKSDVDQLYLIRRTLGDLLPRHMIIFQQNEFFAGVTLPTPQSVMPLEAVLPMTASTPVQIDFLKKCLEKDPDHRWTCDQLLQHVYFENFHYMLPNGEIEEYEKNRKYRDRSRNSNYNQMVLPQLTSKGGGLHQESLPKSSSVQQHQDFDHLPTIRGCN; encoded by the exons ATGGACAAATGGCTCCAAGACGGAAAGCTCTGGCTCTTTGGCAATACTTTGCCGTTGCTGCCTCGAag GTCTCGGGCACCGAGTAAAACAATGGAGAGATATGAGAGGCTGGGAAGACTTGGTGAAGGTAGCTATGGAGTGGTGTTCCAGTGCAGAGACAGGCAAACAGGAAGACTGGTAGCTGTTAAGAAGTTTCAACAGACTGAAGACGACCCCCTTATAAGAAAAATCGCTCTCAGAGAAATACGGCTGCTTaag AACCTCAAGCATCCAAACTTAGTGAATTTATTAGAAGTCTtcagaagaaaaagaaaacttcACTTAGTATTTGAGTACTGCGAGCACACGCTGCTCAATGAGATGGAAAAGTATCCGCGAGGATGCCCAGAGCAGATGACAAGACAACTCACCTGGCAAATTCTTCAGGGTGTTGCTTACTGTCATAGACTCGGCTGTGTTCACAGAGACGTAAAGCCGGAAAATATTCTCATCACAGGCGACGGCGTTGTTAAACTCTGCGACTTCGGGTTCGCAAGAATGCTAAGTCCTGGAGAAAATTACACCGAGTACGTTGCGACCAGGTGGTATCGAGCGCCAGAGCTTTtg GTCGGCGATACTCAGTATGGAACTCCCGTTGATGTTTGGGCAATTGGGTGCGTGTTTGCCGAGTTAATTCGAGGAGAAGCACTTTGGCCAGGTAAATCCGATGTTGATCAACTGTATTTAATCAGAAGAACTCTAGGAGATCTTTTACCTCGCCAcatgataatttttcaacaaaatgaATTCTTCGCTGGTGTTACTCTGCCCACGCCTCAGTCAGTAATGCCTCTAGAAGCTGTTCTCCCCATGACTGCTAGTACACCTGTACaa attgattttctgaaaaaatgcCTAGAAAAAGACCCAGATCACAGGTGGACTTGTGATCAATTATTACAACATGTATACTTTGAAAACTTCCACTATATGTTGCCTAATGGCgaaattgaagaatatgaaaaGAATCGGAAGTATCGAGATCGATCACGA AATTCCAATTACAATCAAATGGTGCTGCCGCAACTAACTTCCAAAGGTGGAGGACTTCATCAGGAAAGCCTTCCAAAAAGTTCGTCTGTCCAGCAACATCAAGACTTTGATCATTTACCTACAATTCGTGGATGTAATTAG
- the LOC123264611 gene encoding cyclin-dependent kinase-like 1 isoform X2, producing the protein MDKWLQDGKLWLFGNTLPLLPRRSRAPSKTMERYERLGRLGEGSYGVVFQCRDRQTGRLVAVKKFQQTEDDPLIRKIALREIRLLKNLKHPNLVNLLEVFRRKRKLHLVFEYCEHTLLNEMEKYPRGCPEQMTRQLTWQILQGVAYCHRLGCVHRDVKPENILITGDGVVKLCDFGFARMLSPGENYTEYVATRWYRAPELLVGDTQYGTPVDVWAIGCVFAELIRGEALWPGKSDVDQLYLIRRTLGDLLPRHMIIFQQNEFFAGVTLPTPQSVMPLEAVLPMTASTPIDFLKKCLEKDPDHRWTCDQLLQHVYFENFHYMLPNGEIEEYEKNRKYRDRSRNSNYNQMVLPQLTSKGGGLHQESLPKSSSVQQHQDFDHLPTIRGCN; encoded by the exons ATGGACAAATGGCTCCAAGACGGAAAGCTCTGGCTCTTTGGCAATACTTTGCCGTTGCTGCCTCGAag GTCTCGGGCACCGAGTAAAACAATGGAGAGATATGAGAGGCTGGGAAGACTTGGTGAAGGTAGCTATGGAGTGGTGTTCCAGTGCAGAGACAGGCAAACAGGAAGACTGGTAGCTGTTAAGAAGTTTCAACAGACTGAAGACGACCCCCTTATAAGAAAAATCGCTCTCAGAGAAATACGGCTGCTTaag AACCTCAAGCATCCAAACTTAGTGAATTTATTAGAAGTCTtcagaagaaaaagaaaacttcACTTAGTATTTGAGTACTGCGAGCACACGCTGCTCAATGAGATGGAAAAGTATCCGCGAGGATGCCCAGAGCAGATGACAAGACAACTCACCTGGCAAATTCTTCAGGGTGTTGCTTACTGTCATAGACTCGGCTGTGTTCACAGAGACGTAAAGCCGGAAAATATTCTCATCACAGGCGACGGCGTTGTTAAACTCTGCGACTTCGGGTTCGCAAGAATGCTAAGTCCTGGAGAAAATTACACCGAGTACGTTGCGACCAGGTGGTATCGAGCGCCAGAGCTTTtg GTCGGCGATACTCAGTATGGAACTCCCGTTGATGTTTGGGCAATTGGGTGCGTGTTTGCCGAGTTAATTCGAGGAGAAGCACTTTGGCCAGGTAAATCCGATGTTGATCAACTGTATTTAATCAGAAGAACTCTAGGAGATCTTTTACCTCGCCAcatgataatttttcaacaaaatgaATTCTTCGCTGGTGTTACTCTGCCCACGCCTCAGTCAGTAATGCCTCTAGAAGCTGTTCTCCCCATGACTGCTAGTACACCT attgattttctgaaaaaatgcCTAGAAAAAGACCCAGATCACAGGTGGACTTGTGATCAATTATTACAACATGTATACTTTGAAAACTTCCACTATATGTTGCCTAATGGCgaaattgaagaatatgaaaaGAATCGGAAGTATCGAGATCGATCACGA AATTCCAATTACAATCAAATGGTGCTGCCGCAACTAACTTCCAAAGGTGGAGGACTTCATCAGGAAAGCCTTCCAAAAAGTTCGTCTGTCCAGCAACATCAAGACTTTGATCATTTACCTACAATTCGTGGATGTAATTAG